The Streptomyces camelliae genome window below encodes:
- a CDS encoding ABC transporter ATP-binding protein, giving the protein MSIPLLSVRDLHVSFRTEDGVVRAVDGLSFDLERGRTLGIVGESGSGKSVTNLTILGLHNPMFTTIEGEILLDGRELTTAREAELEKLRGNKVAMIFQDPLTALSPYYTVGRQIAEPYMKHTGASKKAAWDRAVEMLGKVGIPNPRERAKDYPHQFSGGMRQRAMIAMALVCDPDLLIADEPTTALDVTVQAQILDLLKDLQQEFGSGIIFITHDLGVIADMADDIMVMYAGGAVERGTTGEVLRAPQHPYTWGLLHSMPRLDSDLGARLSPIPGTPPSLLTPPSGCRFHPRCTFQDRVAAAGRCVRERPLLAPDRASACHLSGEQKRTIFIEEIKPRLG; this is encoded by the coding sequence ATGAGCATCCCTCTCCTGTCCGTGCGGGACCTGCACGTCAGCTTCCGGACCGAGGACGGCGTCGTACGGGCCGTGGACGGGCTCTCCTTCGACCTGGAGCGGGGCAGGACGCTCGGCATCGTGGGGGAGTCCGGCTCGGGCAAGTCCGTGACCAACCTGACCATCCTCGGCCTGCACAACCCCATGTTCACCACGATCGAGGGCGAGATCCTGCTGGACGGACGGGAGCTGACCACCGCCCGCGAGGCCGAGCTGGAGAAGCTGCGCGGCAACAAGGTCGCCATGATCTTCCAGGACCCGCTCACCGCGCTCTCCCCGTACTACACCGTCGGCCGGCAGATCGCCGAGCCGTACATGAAGCACACCGGTGCCTCGAAGAAGGCGGCGTGGGACCGGGCCGTGGAGATGCTCGGCAAGGTCGGCATCCCGAACCCCAGGGAGCGGGCGAAGGACTATCCGCACCAGTTCTCCGGCGGAATGCGCCAGCGCGCGATGATCGCCATGGCGCTGGTCTGCGACCCCGACCTGCTCATCGCCGACGAGCCGACGACCGCCCTCGACGTGACCGTGCAGGCGCAGATTCTCGATCTGCTCAAGGACCTGCAACAGGAGTTCGGATCCGGCATCATCTTCATCACCCACGACCTGGGGGTGATCGCCGACATGGCCGACGACATCATGGTGATGTACGCGGGCGGCGCGGTGGAGCGGGGCACCACCGGCGAGGTGCTGCGCGCGCCCCAGCACCCGTACACCTGGGGCCTGCTGCACTCGATGCCGCGCCTGGACTCCGACCTCGGCGCCCGGCTGTCCCCGATCCCCGGCACGCCGCCCTCGCTGCTCACCCCGCCGTCCGGCTGCCGCTTCCACCCCCGCTGCACGTTCCAGGACCGGGTGGCGGCCGCCGGCCGCTGCGTACGCGAGCGTCCGCTCCTCGCCCCCGACCGGGCGTCGGCCTGTCACTTGAGTGGTGAGCAGAAGCGGACCATCTTCATCGAGGAGATCAAGCCCCGACTGGGCTAG
- a CDS encoding ABC transporter permease: MLRFLVRRIIGAVVILFLLSIVTFLLFFGVPRDPALLMCGKTCNPDSIANIHHVLGLDKPLTEQYGIFLHNLALGSSQFAQGPCPAPCFGYSYHTNEQVWSTLMDRLPTTVSLTLGAAVCFLAVGLGTGLLAAWRRGTLIDKTATAGAMVVSSLQIYFLGPLALAVLVYQTHWFDKPAYNEFTHDPVSWFNGLIIPWVVLSTIFAAQYTRMARSSMIEQLQEEHVRTARAKGMSRRYVFFRYAWRGSLIPIVTIFGIDLGSLFGGAIITEYTFGLPGLGNLAVQAVFFSDLPLLLGVMLFSATMILLFNIIVDTTYAFIDPRVRLS; the protein is encoded by the coding sequence ATGCTGCGCTTCCTCGTGCGCCGGATCATCGGTGCCGTCGTCATCCTGTTCCTGCTGAGCATCGTCACGTTCCTGCTGTTCTTCGGGGTGCCCCGGGACCCGGCCCTGCTGATGTGCGGCAAGACCTGCAACCCGGACAGCATCGCGAACATCCACCATGTGCTCGGCCTCGACAAGCCCCTCACCGAGCAGTACGGGATCTTCCTGCACAACCTCGCCCTGGGCAGCAGCCAGTTCGCCCAGGGCCCCTGCCCCGCCCCCTGCTTCGGGTACTCGTACCACACCAACGAGCAGGTCTGGAGCACGCTGATGGACCGGCTGCCCACCACCGTCTCGCTCACCCTGGGCGCGGCCGTGTGCTTCCTGGCCGTCGGCCTCGGCACCGGGCTGCTCGCCGCCTGGCGGCGCGGCACGCTGATCGACAAGACGGCCACCGCGGGCGCCATGGTCGTCAGCTCGCTGCAGATCTACTTCCTCGGCCCGCTGGCTCTCGCGGTCCTCGTCTACCAGACCCACTGGTTCGACAAGCCCGCCTACAACGAGTTCACCCATGACCCCGTCAGCTGGTTCAACGGCCTGATCATCCCCTGGGTGGTGCTGTCCACGATCTTCGCCGCGCAGTACACCCGTATGGCCCGGTCCTCGATGATCGAACAGCTCCAGGAGGAACACGTCCGCACCGCCCGCGCCAAGGGCATGTCCCGGCGTTACGTCTTCTTCCGCTACGCCTGGCGCGGCTCGCTGATCCCGATCGTCACCATCTTCGGCATCGACCTCGGCTCGCTGTTCGGCGGCGCCATCATCACCGAGTACACCTTCGGCCTGCCCGGCCTCGGCAACCTCGCCGTCCAGGCCGTCTTCTTCAGCGACCTGCCGCTGCTGCTCGGCGTGATGCTCTTCTCCGCCACCATGATCCTGCTGTTCAACATCATCGTCGACACCACGTACGCCTTCATCGACCCGCGCGTGCGGCTGTCCTGA
- a CDS encoding ABC transporter substrate-binding protein produces MIRGGRHTYGALSVLAAGALVLTGCSKGGSDGGTNDKKAQQDAKSQQAPIKFGNAADSTGPAAPVPGARSGGTMEVLERDSYAHLDPAQIYVQAQMVVAQLIHRGLTGYKTTSDDGHRHEVVGDLATDSGTTTDGGRTWKYTLKDGIKFADGTPITSADVRQSVERLFAPFITQGPSYLQQWLADTSGTDYRKLLPDGPYKGRHLPDSVLSTPDAKTVVFHFKKPHPDLPYTLAMAGYSVVSAKGDTRERYDKNPVTTGPYKIQSFQSGKSMVLVRNPNWDPKTDPIRHQYVDRFTITFNQQFETSTKALLADSGADRTGLSFSNQVDAGNLSHVLGDPQLKSRTVSGYQGFVGLMHINTSKPEMKDIRVREAIAYALPVSPFVRAYGGSDAMEVAGGLISPTVPGYDPAFDPYGKKKNPGGDPAKARKLLQQAGKLHLKLTFGYMNTPEGQQYSTAMAAGLQKAGFDVQRQEIPSETYFDQVSKLNNPYDIFHTAWSADWPSALTVLPPLEDGRQIADGASNYTQLNDPHVNSEIDRISLITDPAKSAAEWEKLDKYLLTKVVNEVPTAYYKQVQIAGSQVGGLVYDDVIGGIDPRRLFIK; encoded by the coding sequence ATGATCAGGGGCGGACGCCACACATACGGCGCACTCTCCGTGCTCGCGGCCGGAGCTCTCGTGCTCACCGGTTGCAGCAAGGGCGGCAGCGACGGCGGCACGAACGACAAGAAGGCCCAGCAGGACGCCAAGAGCCAGCAGGCGCCCATCAAGTTCGGGAACGCCGCCGACTCCACCGGACCCGCGGCCCCCGTGCCCGGCGCCAGGTCCGGCGGCACGATGGAGGTGCTGGAGCGCGACAGCTACGCCCATCTCGACCCGGCCCAGATCTACGTGCAGGCCCAGATGGTGGTCGCGCAGCTGATCCACAGAGGCCTGACCGGATACAAGACGACCAGTGACGACGGGCACCGGCACGAGGTGGTCGGCGACCTCGCCACCGACTCCGGCACCACCACCGACGGCGGCAGGACCTGGAAGTACACGCTCAAGGACGGCATCAAGTTCGCCGACGGCACCCCGATCACCTCGGCGGACGTCCGCCAGAGCGTCGAGCGCCTCTTCGCGCCCTTCATCACCCAGGGCCCGAGCTACCTCCAGCAGTGGCTCGCCGACACCTCGGGCACCGACTACCGCAAGCTGCTTCCGGACGGCCCGTACAAGGGCCGGCACCTGCCGGACAGTGTCCTGTCGACGCCCGACGCGAAGACGGTCGTCTTCCACTTCAAGAAGCCCCACCCGGATCTGCCGTACACCCTGGCCATGGCGGGCTACTCGGTCGTCTCCGCCAAGGGCGACACCCGGGAGAGGTACGACAAGAACCCGGTCACGACCGGCCCGTACAAGATCCAGTCCTTCCAGTCCGGCAAATCGATGGTGCTGGTCAGGAACCCGAACTGGGACCCGAAGACGGACCCGATCCGGCACCAGTACGTGGACCGGTTCACCATCACGTTCAACCAGCAGTTCGAGACCTCCACCAAGGCGCTGCTCGCGGACAGCGGGGCCGACCGGACCGGCCTCAGCTTCAGCAACCAGGTCGACGCGGGCAACCTCTCCCACGTCCTCGGCGACCCGCAGCTCAAATCCCGTACGGTCTCCGGCTACCAGGGCTTCGTCGGCCTGATGCACATCAACACGAGCAAGCCCGAGATGAAGGACATCCGGGTCCGCGAGGCCATCGCCTACGCCCTGCCGGTCTCGCCCTTCGTGCGGGCCTACGGCGGCAGCGACGCCATGGAGGTCGCGGGCGGCCTGATCTCCCCGACCGTCCCCGGCTACGACCCCGCCTTCGACCCGTACGGCAAGAAGAAGAACCCCGGCGGCGACCCGGCCAAGGCCAGGAAGCTGCTCCAGCAGGCCGGCAAACTCCACCTGAAGCTGACGTTCGGCTACATGAACACCCCCGAGGGCCAGCAGTACTCCACCGCCATGGCAGCGGGCCTGCAGAAGGCCGGCTTCGATGTCCAGCGCCAGGAGATCCCGTCCGAGACCTACTTCGACCAGGTCTCCAAGCTGAACAACCCCTACGACATCTTCCACACCGCGTGGTCCGCCGACTGGCCCTCCGCCTTGACGGTGCTCCCGCCGCTGGAGGACGGCCGCCAGATCGCCGACGGAGCGTCGAACTACACGCAGCTCAACGACCCGCACGTGAACAGCGAGATCGACCGGATCAGCCTGATCACGGACCCGGCCAAGTCCGCGGCCGAATGGGAGAAACTCGACAAGTACCTGCTCACCAAGGTGGTCAACGAGGTCCCGACCGCCTACTACAAGCAGGTCCAGATCGCCGGCTCCCAGGTCGGCGGCCTCGTCTACGACGACGTCATCGGCGGCATCGACCCGCGCCGTCTGTTCATCAAGTAA
- a CDS encoding ABC transporter permease, whose product MTNPGKIEGRSPGRLVWLRFRRDRTGVISAYVVGFFFLIGLLAPLISTLYGKNPYTVYADERPELFDSAGVPVKPNGGISGEFWFGLEPGNGYDVFTKLIYGIRTSLMISVAVTLAVVVTGILLGVAAGYLGGRTDYFIGRVIDFLLAFPAQLFFIASMPVVVSLFVSPRDETPTYVRVLALILVQWFLGWMGLGRILRGTSLALREREFIEAAKVSGASPWRIISKEILPNLVTPLLVQGTYLLPNFVTAEAALSYLGVGIVEPTPDWGQMFAKASTQLVMENDITYMFFPGVSMIIFVVAFNLLGDSVRDAFDPKTAR is encoded by the coding sequence GTGACAAATCCTGGCAAGATCGAGGGGCGGTCACCTGGCCGGCTCGTCTGGCTGCGCTTCAGACGCGACCGCACGGGTGTGATCTCGGCCTACGTCGTGGGCTTCTTCTTCCTGATTGGCCTGCTCGCCCCCCTGATCTCCACGCTCTACGGCAAGAACCCGTACACGGTGTACGCGGACGAACGCCCGGAACTCTTCGACAGCGCCGGTGTGCCGGTGAAGCCCAACGGCGGTATCAGCGGGGAGTTCTGGTTCGGCCTCGAACCCGGCAACGGCTACGACGTCTTCACCAAGCTGATCTACGGCATCCGCACCTCGCTGATGATCTCGGTCGCGGTCACCCTCGCCGTCGTCGTCACCGGCATCCTGCTCGGGGTCGCGGCCGGCTATCTCGGCGGCAGGACCGACTACTTCATCGGCCGGGTCATCGACTTCCTGCTCGCCTTCCCGGCCCAGCTGTTCTTCATCGCCAGCATGCCGGTCGTCGTCTCCCTGTTCGTCAGCCCCCGTGACGAGACCCCCACCTACGTCCGGGTGCTCGCCCTGATCCTGGTCCAGTGGTTCCTGGGCTGGATGGGCCTCGGCCGCATTCTGCGCGGCACCTCACTCGCCCTGCGGGAGCGGGAGTTCATCGAGGCGGCCAAGGTCAGCGGCGCCTCGCCGTGGCGGATCATCAGCAAGGAGATCCTGCCGAACCTCGTGACCCCGCTGCTGGTGCAGGGGACGTATCTGCTGCCCAACTTCGTGACCGCCGAGGCGGCTCTGTCCTATCTCGGCGTGGGCATCGTCGAACCCACGCCGGACTGGGGGCAGATGTTCGCCAAGGCGTCCACCCAGCTGGTGATGGAGAACGACATCACCTACATGTTCTTCCCCGGCGTCTCGATGATCATCTTCGTCGTCGCGTTCAACCTCCTCGGGGACTCGGTCAGGGACGCCTTCGATCCCAAGACCGCGCGCTGA
- the typA gene encoding translational GTPase TypA — protein sequence MATRHDIRNVAIVAHVDHGKTTIVDGMLKQAGAFAAHQLDQVDDRVMDSNDLEREKGITILAKNTAVKYHPKDGGEPITINIIDTPGHADFGGEVERGLSMVDGVVLLVDASEGPLPQTRFVLRKALQQRLPVILCINKTDRPDSRIDEVVNETYDLFLDLDADEEQIEFPIVYACGRDGIASLTKPDDGTVPADSDSLEPFFSTILEHIPAPTYDEDAPLQAHVTNLDADNFLGRIALLRVEQGELRKGQTVAWIKRDGSISNVRISELMMTEALTRKPAEKAGPGDICAVAGIPDIMIGETLADTENPVPLPLITVDEPAISMVIGTNTSPLVGRGGTGKGADAKAAVKDRKVTARQVKDRLDRELIGNVSLRVLETDRPDAWEVQGRGELALAILVETMRREGYELTVGKPQVVTKDVDGKVYEPVERMTIDVPEEHMGAVTQLMGVRKGRMDNMSNHGSGWVRMEFVVPSRGLIGFRTEFLTQTRGTGIGHSIHEGHEPWFGTLQTRNNGSLVADRAGAVTAFAMTNLQERGVLFVEPGTEVYEGMIVGENSRSDDMDVNITKEKKLTNMRSSTADVAESIVPPRKLSLEQSLEFCRDDECVEVTPEAVRIRKVNLDQRERARAASRAKHG from the coding sequence ATGGCCACGCGCCACGACATCCGCAACGTCGCCATCGTCGCCCACGTCGACCATGGCAAGACCACCATCGTCGACGGCATGCTGAAGCAGGCCGGCGCGTTCGCCGCCCACCAGCTCGACCAGGTCGACGACCGGGTGATGGACTCGAACGACCTGGAGCGTGAGAAGGGCATCACGATCCTCGCCAAGAACACGGCGGTGAAGTACCACCCCAAGGACGGCGGGGAACCGATCACCATCAACATCATCGACACCCCCGGCCACGCCGACTTCGGTGGCGAGGTCGAGCGCGGTCTGTCGATGGTCGACGGCGTCGTGCTGCTGGTGGACGCCTCCGAGGGCCCGCTGCCGCAGACCCGTTTCGTGCTGCGCAAGGCTCTCCAGCAGCGCCTGCCCGTCATCCTGTGCATCAACAAGACGGACCGCCCGGACTCCCGGATCGACGAGGTCGTCAACGAGACCTACGACCTCTTCCTCGACCTGGACGCCGACGAGGAGCAGATCGAGTTCCCGATCGTCTACGCCTGCGGCCGTGACGGCATCGCCTCGCTGACCAAGCCGGACGACGGCACGGTCCCGGCCGACAGCGACAGCCTGGAGCCGTTCTTCTCCACGATCCTGGAGCACATCCCGGCCCCGACGTACGACGAGGACGCGCCGCTCCAGGCCCACGTCACCAACCTCGACGCCGACAACTTCCTCGGCCGTATCGCGCTGCTCCGCGTGGAGCAGGGCGAGCTGCGCAAGGGCCAGACGGTCGCCTGGATCAAGCGCGACGGCTCCATCAGCAACGTGCGCATCTCCGAGCTGATGATGACCGAGGCGCTCACCCGCAAGCCCGCCGAGAAGGCCGGCCCGGGTGACATCTGCGCGGTCGCCGGTATCCCCGACATCATGATCGGTGAGACGCTCGCGGACACCGAGAACCCCGTCCCGCTGCCGCTGATCACGGTGGACGAGCCGGCGATCTCCATGGTCATCGGTACGAACACCTCGCCGCTGGTCGGCCGTGGCGGCACCGGCAAGGGCGCCGACGCGAAGGCGGCCGTGAAGGACCGCAAGGTCACCGCCCGCCAGGTGAAGGACCGCCTGGACCGCGAGCTGATCGGTAACGTCTCGCTGCGCGTGCTGGAGACCGACCGCCCGGACGCCTGGGAGGTGCAGGGCCGTGGTGAGCTGGCGCTCGCGATTCTCGTCGAGACCATGCGCCGGGAGGGCTACGAGCTGACCGTCGGCAAGCCGCAGGTCGTCACCAAGGACGTCGACGGCAAGGTCTACGAGCCGGTCGAGCGCATGACGATCGACGTGCCCGAGGAGCACATGGGTGCGGTCACGCAGCTCATGGGTGTCCGCAAGGGCCGTATGGACAACATGTCCAACCACGGCTCGGGCTGGGTCCGCATGGAGTTCGTGGTTCCGTCCCGCGGTCTGATCGGTTTCCGGACCGAGTTCCTGACCCAGACCCGCGGCACGGGCATCGGCCACTCGATCCACGAGGGCCACGAGCCGTGGTTCGGCACCCTGCAGACCCGTAACAACGGCTCGCTGGTCGCCGACCGCGCCGGTGCCGTCACCGCGTTCGCGATGACGAACCTCCAGGAGCGCGGTGTGCTCTTCGTGGAGCCGGGCACCGAGGTGTACGAGGGCATGATCGTCGGCGAGAACTCCCGCTCCGACGACATGGACGTCAACATCACCAAGGAGAAGAAGCTCACCAACATGCGGTCCTCGACGGCCGACGTGGCCGAGTCGATCGTGCCGCCGCGCAAGCTGTCGCTGGAGCAGTCGCTGGAGTTCTGCCGTGACGACGAGTGCGTCGAGGTGACCCCGGAGGCCGTTCGCATCCGCAAGGTGAACCTGGACCAGCGTGAGCGGGCCCGCGCCGCGAGCCGCGCCAAGCACGGCTGA
- a CDS encoding ABC transporter family substrate-binding protein: MSHDGVGPRAVMRSVAFLAAGALAVPFLAGCGSDEEEVAKPLAGQDIAPVARDRIADGGTLKWAVDAVPETLNTFQADADAGTNRIAQAVLPSMFRLDATGRPVPDPAYLESAKVIETEPRQVVLYKLNQQAVWSDGREIGAADFVAQWRALSGKDSAYWTARNAGYDRIDRIERGASDLQVRVTFSRPYADWKSLFSPLYPKDVTGTPDAFNDGARRKLKVTAGPFTVDKVDTAQKDVVLTRNPRWWGRPAKLSQIELHAVPRDKRAAALADGSVDLADIDPAEARRIGLAAHGGANPLRGSGKTSVKKLRSWALAHGLDSDEAESDQTELRKAIAGYLDEQQALRGFEVRKSLEPAYTQLALNGSEGPLADERVRRAVARALDRTALAKLVLTPLGLPAIPVGSHLALSGQPDYADGSGAIGVMDTKEAAALLADAGWVSGGPVKEPKKGDKAAGPESDKGDKKDKGDKEKPSDGGRDGQYIVGEDDKGDDSKGGDRGDGADRHLAQEGRHGGAAGAYAPQGTAAPGAAPAAPLAKDGKALTLRFVLPSGPGSETLNTVAERISAMLEQVGIRTTISKVPDDSYFKDHIASGDYDLALYSWPSSAFPATDARPVYAKPAPAADGSVNVEQNYTRVGTDQVDQLFDQAAATLDEGEERDLIRKADARIWAAAGSIPLYQRPQLVGARRDLVNAGAFGFQTPVFEDMGYLKKGAKGAPSPISPTK, encoded by the coding sequence ATGTCCCACGACGGAGTCGGGCCGCGCGCCGTCATGCGATCGGTCGCCTTTCTGGCCGCGGGCGCGCTCGCGGTGCCGTTCCTCGCCGGGTGCGGCTCCGACGAGGAAGAGGTCGCGAAGCCCCTCGCCGGGCAGGACATCGCTCCGGTCGCCCGGGACCGGATCGCCGACGGCGGCACGCTGAAGTGGGCCGTCGACGCCGTCCCCGAGACCCTGAACACCTTCCAGGCCGACGCCGACGCCGGCACCAACCGGATCGCCCAGGCCGTGCTGCCCTCCATGTTCCGGCTCGACGCCACCGGCCGGCCGGTGCCCGACCCGGCCTACCTGGAGTCGGCCAAGGTCATCGAGACCGAGCCGCGCCAGGTCGTGCTGTACAAGCTGAACCAGCAGGCCGTGTGGAGCGACGGCCGGGAGATCGGCGCCGCCGACTTCGTCGCCCAGTGGCGCGCCCTGTCCGGCAAGGACAGCGCCTACTGGACCGCCCGCAACGCCGGCTACGACCGCATCGACAGGATCGAGCGCGGCGCCAGCGACCTCCAGGTCCGGGTCACCTTCTCCCGCCCCTACGCCGACTGGAAGTCGCTGTTCTCGCCGCTGTACCCGAAGGACGTCACGGGCACCCCGGACGCCTTCAACGACGGCGCCCGGCGCAAGCTGAAGGTCACCGCCGGACCCTTCACGGTGGACAAGGTCGACACCGCCCAGAAGGACGTCGTCCTCACCCGCAACCCGCGCTGGTGGGGCCGGCCCGCCAAGCTGTCCCAGATCGAGCTGCACGCCGTACCCCGCGACAAGCGGGCCGCCGCGCTCGCCGACGGCAGCGTGGACCTCGCCGACATCGACCCCGCCGAGGCCCGGCGGATCGGGCTCGCCGCGCACGGCGGTGCGAACCCGCTGCGGGGCTCCGGCAAGACCTCCGTGAAGAAGCTGCGCTCCTGGGCGCTGGCGCACGGCTTGGACTCGGACGAGGCCGAGTCGGATCAGACGGAGCTGCGCAAGGCCATCGCCGGCTACCTGGACGAGCAGCAGGCGCTGCGCGGCTTCGAGGTCCGCAAGTCGCTGGAGCCCGCCTACACCCAGCTGGCCCTCAACGGCTCCGAGGGCCCGCTGGCCGACGAGCGGGTCCGCCGGGCCGTCGCCCGCGCCCTGGACCGCACGGCGCTGGCCAAGCTGGTGCTCACCCCGCTGGGCCTGCCCGCGATCCCGGTCGGCAGCCATCTCGCCCTGTCCGGGCAGCCCGACTACGCCGACGGCAGCGGCGCGATCGGCGTGATGGACACCAAGGAGGCGGCAGCGCTGCTCGCCGACGCCGGCTGGGTGTCCGGGGGGCCGGTCAAGGAGCCGAAGAAGGGCGACAAGGCGGCCGGTCCCGAGAGCGACAAGGGCGACAAGAAAGACAAGGGTGACAAGGAGAAGCCGTCCGACGGGGGCAGGGACGGGCAGTACATCGTCGGCGAGGACGACAAGGGCGATGACAGCAAGGGTGGCGACCGGGGCGACGGCGCCGACCGGCATCTCGCGCAGGAGGGCAGGCACGGGGGCGCGGCCGGGGCGTACGCCCCCCAGGGCACGGCCGCCCCGGGCGCCGCGCCGGCCGCACCGCTCGCCAAGGACGGCAAGGCGCTCACGCTGCGCTTCGTGCTCCCCTCCGGGCCCGGCTCCGAGACGCTGAACACCGTCGCCGAGCGGATCTCCGCGATGCTGGAGCAGGTCGGCATCCGGACGACGATCAGCAAGGTCCCGGACGACAGTTACTTCAAGGACCACATCGCCTCCGGCGACTACGACCTCGCGCTGTACTCGTGGCCCTCGTCGGCCTTCCCGGCGACGGACGCCCGGCCGGTCTACGCCAAACCGGCGCCGGCCGCCGACGGGTCGGTGAACGTCGAGCAGAACTACACGCGGGTCGGCACGGACCAGGTGGACCAGCTCTTCGACCAGGCCGCGGCGACCCTGGACGAGGGCGAGGAGCGGGACCTGATCAGGAAGGCGGACGCCCGGATCTGGGCAGCCGCCGGATCGATTCCGCTGTATCAGCGGCCGCAGCTGGTGGGGGCGCGGCGGGATCTCGTCAACGCCGGGGCGTTCGGTTTCCAGACGCCGGTCTTCGAGGACATGGGCTATCTGAAGAAGGGCGCGAAAGGTGCCCCGAGTCCCATCAGTCCCACGAAATGA
- a CDS encoding fumarate reductase/succinate dehydrogenase flavoprotein subunit, translated as MSVVDRQEWDVVVVGAGGAGLRAAIEARERGARTAVICKSLFGKAHTVMAEGGIAAAMANVNEHDNWQVHFRDTMRGGKFLNQWRMAELHAQEAPDRVWELETWGALFDRTKDGRISQRNFGGHEYPRLAHVGDRTGLELIRTLQQKIVALQQEDFKETGDYESRLKVFQECTVTRILKDGDRVSGVFAYDRETGRFFVLEAPAVVVATGGIGKSFKVTSNSWEYTGDGHALALLAGAPLLNMEFVQFHPTGMVWPPSVKGILVTESVRGDGGVLRNSDGKRFMFDYIPDVFKEKYAESEEEGDRWYEDPDHNRRPPELLPRDEVARAINAEVKAGRGSPHGGVFLDVSTRMPAEVIRRRLPSMYHQFKELADVDITAEAMEVGPTCHYVMGGIAVDSDTAAARGVPGLFAAGEVAGGMHGSNRLGGNSLSDLLVFGRRAGWHAAEYAQAHPRPPVDDAQVDAASAEALRPFSAEAEGEAGPPENPYTLHQELQQTMNDLVGIIRREGEMEQALEKLAELRVRARRAGVEGHRQFNPGWHLALDLRNMLLVSECVARAALERTESRGGHTREDCPTMERSWRNVNLLCALADPSGGLAATDPARGQIRLTRETTDPIRPDLLALFEKEELVKYLAEEELYE; from the coding sequence ATGTCCGTGGTGGACCGGCAGGAGTGGGACGTCGTCGTGGTCGGTGCCGGCGGCGCCGGGCTGCGGGCCGCGATCGAGGCGCGCGAGCGGGGCGCCCGTACGGCGGTGATCTGCAAGTCGCTGTTCGGCAAGGCGCACACGGTGATGGCCGAGGGCGGCATCGCGGCGGCGATGGCCAACGTCAACGAGCACGACAACTGGCAGGTCCACTTCCGCGACACCATGCGCGGCGGCAAGTTCCTCAACCAGTGGCGGATGGCCGAGCTGCACGCGCAGGAGGCCCCGGACCGGGTCTGGGAGCTGGAGACCTGGGGCGCGCTGTTCGACCGTACGAAGGACGGCCGGATCTCGCAGCGCAACTTCGGCGGCCACGAGTACCCGCGCCTCGCCCACGTCGGCGACCGTACGGGCCTGGAGCTGATCCGCACGCTCCAGCAGAAGATCGTCGCCCTGCAGCAGGAGGACTTCAAGGAGACCGGGGACTACGAGTCCCGGCTGAAGGTCTTCCAGGAGTGCACGGTCACGAGGATTCTCAAGGACGGGGATCGCGTTTCAGGTGTTTTCGCCTACGACCGGGAGACCGGCCGCTTCTTCGTCCTGGAGGCCCCCGCGGTCGTGGTCGCGACCGGCGGCATCGGCAAGTCCTTCAAGGTGACGTCGAACTCGTGGGAGTACACGGGCGACGGGCACGCGCTGGCGCTGCTCGCGGGCGCGCCCCTGCTGAACATGGAGTTCGTGCAGTTCCACCCGACCGGCATGGTCTGGCCGCCGTCGGTGAAGGGCATCCTCGTCACCGAGTCGGTGCGCGGTGACGGCGGGGTGCTCCGGAACTCCGACGGCAAGCGGTTCATGTTCGACTACATCCCGGACGTCTTCAAGGAGAAGTACGCCGAGTCGGAGGAGGAGGGTGACCGCTGGTACGAGGACCCGGACCACAACCGCCGCCCACCGGAGCTGCTCCCCCGCGACGAGGTGGCCCGCGCGATCAACGCCGAGGTGAAGGCGGGCCGCGGCTCGCCGCACGGCGGGGTCTTCCTGGACGTGTCCACGCGGATGCCGGCCGAGGTGATCCGGCGCCGGCTGCCGTCCATGTACCACCAGTTCAAGGAGCTGGCGGACGTCGACATCACGGCCGAGGCGATGGAGGTCGGCCCGACCTGCCACTACGTGATGGGCGGCATCGCGGTCGACTCGGACACGGCGGCGGCGCGCGGCGTGCCGGGGCTGTTCGCGGCCGGTGAGGTGGCCGGCGGCATGCACGGCTCCAACCGGCTCGGCGGCAACTCCCTCTCCGACCTGCTGGTCTTCGGGCGCCGGGCGGGCTGGCACGCGGCCGAGTACGCCCAGGCGCACCCGCGGCCGCCGGTCGACGACGCCCAGGTCGACGCGGCGTCCGCGGAAGCCCTGCGCCCCTTCTCCGCGGAGGCGGAGGGCGAGGCGGGCCCGCCGGAGAACCCGTACACCCTGCACCAGGAACTCCAGCAGACCATGAACGACCTGGTCGGCATCATCCGCCGCGAGGGCGAGATGGAGCAGGCCCTGGAGAAGCTCGCGGAGCTGCGGGTGCGCGCCCGCCGGGCCGGTGTGGAGGGGCACCGCCAGTTCAACCCGGGCTGGCATCTCGCCCTGGACCTGAGGAACATGCTGCTGGTCAGCGAGTGTGTGGCCCGGGCGGCGCTGGAGCGCACCGAGTCGCGCGGCGGGCACACCCGCGAGGACTGTCCGACGATGGAGCGCTCCTGGCGCAATGTGAACCTGCTGTGCGCGCTCGCCGACCCCTCCGGCGGCCTGGCGGCGACGGACCCCGCCCGGGGCCAGATCCGGCTGACCCGCGAGACCACCGATCCCATCCGCCCGGACCTGCTCGCCCTCTTCGAGAAGGAGGAGCTGGTCAAGTACCTCGCCGAAGAGGAGCTGTACGAGTGA